In bacterium, a single window of DNA contains:
- the purH gene encoding bifunctional phosphoribosylaminoimidazolecarboxamide formyltransferase/IMP cyclohydrolase, translating to MGRIERALVSVSDKTGLLDFAKGLHALGVEILSTGGTAKALADAGIPVVQVSAFTGSPEILDGRVKTLHPKIHGGLLARRDDPSHRQQMAENGIRPIDLVVVNLYPFEATVAKPGCTLEEAIENIDIGGPSMIRSAAKNHHDVGVVTDPADYGPVLEELRAAGGALSDATRARLARRAFQTTARYDGAIADWLGARDATPEAPFGETIHLALRKAQDLRYGENPHQKAALYGDFFAVVQQLHGKELSYNNIMDTNAALWLMREFLDAPPTVAILKHNTPCGVASGATVAAAYQAAYATDPESPFGGILIANQEWTLELSAIVDEIFTEVLIAPSFAPDALEFLRKKKNRRLMTWNPRAMDASVRETRSVVGGLLVQDTDRAMEDVATAAVKTRRAPTADELAGLRFGLKVVKHVKSNAIAFVQKDRTLALGGGATSRVDPVHAARAKAGRVGISLQGSVLASDAFFPFPDGIEEAAAAGATAIVQPGGSVRDDEVIAAADRLGVAMVFTGVRHFRH from the coding sequence GAGCGCCTTCACCGGCTCGCCCGAGATCCTCGACGGGCGGGTGAAGACGCTGCACCCCAAGATCCACGGCGGCCTGCTCGCGCGCCGCGACGACCCGTCGCACCGCCAGCAGATGGCCGAGAACGGCATCCGCCCGATCGACCTCGTGGTGGTGAATCTCTATCCGTTCGAAGCGACGGTCGCGAAGCCCGGCTGCACGCTCGAGGAGGCGATCGAGAACATCGACATCGGCGGCCCGTCGATGATCCGCTCGGCGGCGAAGAACCACCACGACGTCGGGGTCGTCACCGATCCCGCCGACTACGGGCCGGTGCTCGAGGAGTTGCGCGCCGCCGGCGGCGCGCTCTCGGACGCGACGCGCGCCCGCCTGGCGCGGCGCGCCTTCCAGACCACGGCGCGCTACGACGGCGCCATCGCCGACTGGCTCGGCGCCCGCGACGCGACCCCGGAGGCGCCGTTCGGCGAGACCATCCACCTCGCGCTGCGCAAGGCGCAGGACCTGCGCTACGGCGAGAACCCGCACCAGAAGGCGGCGCTGTACGGCGACTTCTTCGCCGTCGTCCAGCAGCTCCACGGCAAGGAGCTGTCGTACAACAACATCATGGACACCAACGCGGCGCTGTGGCTGATGCGCGAGTTCCTCGACGCGCCGCCGACCGTCGCCATCCTCAAGCACAACACGCCGTGCGGCGTCGCCAGCGGCGCCACCGTTGCGGCGGCGTACCAGGCGGCGTACGCCACCGATCCCGAGTCGCCCTTCGGCGGCATCCTGATCGCCAACCAGGAGTGGACGCTCGAGCTCAGCGCGATCGTCGACGAGATCTTCACCGAGGTGCTGATCGCGCCGTCGTTCGCGCCCGACGCGCTCGAATTCCTCAGGAAGAAGAAGAACCGGCGCCTGATGACCTGGAATCCGCGGGCGATGGACGCGTCGGTGCGCGAGACGCGCAGCGTCGTCGGCGGCCTGCTGGTGCAGGACACCGACCGCGCGATGGAGGACGTGGCGACGGCGGCGGTGAAGACCCGCCGCGCCCCGACCGCCGACGAGCTGGCGGGGCTGCGCTTCGGCCTCAAGGTGGTGAAGCACGTGAAGTCGAACGCCATCGCCTTCGTGCAGAAGGACCGGACGTTGGCGTTGGGGGGTGGCGCGACCTCGCGCGTCGACCCGGTGCACGCGGCGCGCGCCAAGGCCGGGCGGGTCGGCATCTCGCTGCAGGGCTCGGTGCTCGCCAGCGACGCGTTCTTCCCGTTCCCCGACGGCATCGAGGAGGCCGCGGCGGCCGGCGCGACGGCGATCGTGCAGCCGGGCGGCAGCGTCCGCGACGACGAGGTCATCGCCGCCGCCGACCGGCTCGGCGTGGCGATGGTCTTCACCGGCGTGCGGCACTTCAGGCATTGA